The segment CAACTGTAACCTCGCCGCCAAGTATTCTTGCCGTTCGGGCAGCATCAAAGGCAACATTACCGCCGCCAATTACAATTACCCGTTTATTTTTAAAATAATCCGGCTCAATATTGCCGTGACTCACTTCGTAGAGAAAGTCCAGTCCATACATCACGCCGGAAAGGTCCTGCCCCTGCACCTCTTCGTCGCCGAAGGTAAGCACCCTGGGATAAGGCGTCCCCTTGGCGATAAATACCACCTCATACCCTTCTTTCTTCAACTGTGCCAAAGTGAGCTCCCCTTCACCTACCTTAGCGCCGAACCGGACATCTATATCGGCAATCCTCACCAGGTTATCCAGTGTGGTCTGCAGTACATCGTTGGGTAATCGATATTCGGGGATAAGCCACAGGGCGCCACCCAGTCTATCGGACGCTTCAAATATTGTTGTCCGGTAACCTCTCTGGCTCAATACATAAGCACACATAAGACCGCCCGGACCTCCACCCATGATGGCGACGTTTCCCCGGTCTTTGGCAGTACTTAACTTCTCTTTTTGATTTAAATAATCGGTGTAATAGTCCGATAGAAAGCGCTTGAGCAGCCTCCTCCTGATGGCGCCTCCCTTGGTTTTGTAATTGCACTCCAGCTCGCAAAGGCCGCAAATGTAACCGCATATATTGAAGAAGGGGTTCTTCTCGTAGAGATAGTCGCCAATCTGTATTATCCCTTCTTTTGCTACCTCAACAGCCTCCGGAAGAAGCGAGATGAGGACATTGGTGCGCTGTATGTCTTCATTAATGGGACATTTTATCTGGCAGGGAGGCAGCATCTGCTTGATTGCATCTTCGACATTCGCTCCCCGGTTGCTAGTGGTTTTCCACATAGAAAAGCCTCCTCAAGTAGTTTTATGTTAAATTATCTTCGGAAATCTACGCTCTTCATAGCCACGGACTGCTTGGTTCTGGTCTTCTTGACCGGCGTTTCATCGGGTTGTTCTTGCCGACTTTCCAGCAAATGAAGTATCTTGTCCAGTGCCACAGGAATGGCCTTTTCAACGGCCGGCGTCAGGTCTTCACCGAAGCTGGTGGCATCCTCGGCTTCTATAGCCACGATGGTCACATCTTCCGGCATTGGCCACCCGAGGGATTTACCCAGCTCCAGGGCCTGTAATAAACCGGTGCGGTGCTGGTCGCTCTGATTTGCCTTTTGGCTGCTAAAAGCCCGCGGTTTCAGGCAGTATACTTCCCCTGGAATACCACCATTCTGGATAGCATCGATAACAATGGCGGAATCGAAACCTGCCAGGAGTTCGGCGAGGTTAAGACCAGCCTTACTGGTCTCTTGAAACTCAATGCCAGGACCGGAGAAACGACTGCGGAGTATCTGGACTAGAAGGTGGCCTACCCTATCATCCCTGAGAATGGGATTTCCAATACCTAGAATTAGTGTTCTGGGGCTCTTTTTAACCTCAGTATCCCTGATTTTACCCACCAGCCAACAACTACTTAAAACAGTAATAGAAATCGTCTTTGAAGCCGACTCAGAATAAAAGTTGCCCATATAAAAATACAATAAAATTTCAAAATGCGCAACTATTTTTACCAATAAAACAGGGTTGACTTTTCTGTTTTTCAGTATTGATAAATACAAAAAACGGTCTATAATTGAAATCCCTGAGAATATAAGAGAATTGCTACCAAGGAGGTTGAAAATGATAAGAGTAATGATAGAGCGTAAAGCAAAAGCCGGTGAAGACCTGTCTTCTCTGCTCGTCGAGCTCAGGGTAGCCGCCATAACCCACTTTCCGGGCTATATCGGCGGCGAAACACTCGTCAATACCGAAGACCGAGCCGATATCGTGGTGCTCAGCACCTGGCAGAACATTGAGGACTGGGAACGATGGGCTGGCTCGGAAACCAGAGTGAAACTGTACGAATGTATTGAGCCTCTGCTTAAGGAAAAGCCAAGTGTCTGGGTTTTTGAAGTCATGGCCACAGAGCATACCGTGCAGAAATAGTTTGCGTCTTAAGCTGGCAAGGAATGAGAAGGCGTGGCATGTATCGTTTGCAAGGCCGGTATACCATTGTAAATAATTATTATAATGGTTGTCATCATTAGAAAGCGAAACTAGGGAGGGAGCAAGTAACGAATAACTTATTTGACCTGCGCGGAAAAGTGGCCATTGTCATCGGCGGCAATGGCGGTATCGGCAAGGGAATCGCCGATGGCCTGGCATCAGCCGGGAGCGACATTGTTATTTTTACCCGCAATGAAAAAAAGACCGCAGAAGCGGCAGACGACATTAGAAAGAAATACGGAGTAAGAGTACTGGGTTTGCAGGTTGACGTTGGCCAGGAAGAAAGCATTCAAAACGGCGTGAAACAGGTACTCGTTTTGTTTACCCCAAGAACCCCCACCTAGTGAAACGGGGCTTAGTGAATCCCTGTCATTTATGTCTTAGGTGTCCTTTTCATGCCCCAATTTGCGAAAGCCAGAGTAGCGAGCCCTACAATATTTATTACAGCAAATGTCAGGGTAGCACATCTCCCCCAATTGGAGGCAAACTCATTGATCAGAAGACCAATAGTCCCAACAATCAGAAAGATAAAAGCTCCGATGATAAGTATGGACTTTCCCATGGCTTTTCCCTCCTTCATCGTGGTACAAGTATAATTGATGCTACCTCAGTCAGCAAGGACCAGAGCTTGGCCTATCGCCCATTTGAACAAAAGTCCATTTTGTGTGATCTATAAATGTTCTTTGAAGGTATAAATGGTCAGGCCAACCTGAAAAAGCGGCTAGATTTGGAAATAAAGGCCGTTGACAAGAAAACTGGACAAAATGTCTATTTTGTGACATCCGTGCTTTCACCATTGAAATAATCACTCAAGTATGATATTGTAGGCAAGACAGGGCTCTTGAAGAATCGGTGCATAAGTTGAGCACCTGATTCGTTAAAAATGGAGTCGTTTTTCTAGGGAATTTGTGCGTAGAAGTTGCCAAAATTGGGGTAAATTCAGCACCTGACTTTTAATCAGGGTGTCACAGGTTCGAGACCTGTACGGCCTACACTCGCTCCCCTCACCATTTGCTAACGGATTTCTAACGGAAGCTTCTTTGTTTTCATTCTGGGATATCTTTTCTAACATCAAATCCATTGTATCGGCTGCCGCTCTCAATTCACCCTCCCAGTGATTGTAGATAGTGAGGGTCACCATTTCGCTGGCATGTCCGAGAACCCTGCTGATTACCTCGATAGGTTGCCCGGCCTTCCTCTGTAATGTAGCATAGGTATGCCTTAAGTCATGCAAGCGAATGCGCTTCAAACCTGAATTCTTAACAATACGTCGGAAGACTTTAGACACATACCCGGGATCTGGCAGAGTTCCATCCTCACGAGTAAAGACAAAA is part of the Chloroflexota bacterium genome and harbors:
- a CDS encoding hydrogenase maturation protease, producing the protein MGKIRDTEVKKSPRTLILGIGNPILRDDRVGHLLVQILRSRFSGPGIEFQETSKAGLNLAELLAGFDSAIVIDAIQNGGIPGEVYCLKPRAFSSQKANQSDQHRTGLLQALELGKSLGWPMPEDVTIVAIEAEDATSFGEDLTPAVEKAIPVALDKILHLLESRQEQPDETPVKKTRTKQSVAMKSVDFRR
- a CDS encoding antibiotic biosynthesis monooxygenase produces the protein MIRVMIERKAKAGEDLSSLLVELRVAAITHFPGYIGGETLVNTEDRADIVVLSTWQNIEDWERWAGSETRVKLYECIEPLLKEKPSVWVFEVMATEHTVQK
- a CDS encoding SDR family NAD(P)-dependent oxidoreductase, yielding MAIVIGGNGGIGKGIADGLASAGSDIVIFTRNEKKTAEAADDIRKKYGVRVLGLQVDVGQEESIQNGVKQVLVLFTPRTPT